The Candidatus Omnitrophota bacterium nucleotide sequence TCAGAAGAGAAAAAGGTGGGCTACGCTTCGCTTTGAGCCCACCCTACGCTGCGATCCATCCGCATTTCCACGGGAATAAACTGTTACCATTTTCTCCTTCAAAACGGTAGTATTATAAAGACAATTTATCATTCGGGTCATTGAGGCCGTAGAGTTATGGATTCTGCGAAAAGAAGAATCTCCTTGCTTCTTCTCTTCTTGACAACTTCCTCCTTATCGCTCCTCGCTGAAGAATGGCGGCACTTTTCTTTCGTCTGGGACAAGGCGCCGGTCGATCTATCTTTTCTTCTCGATCCTCCGGCGGGAAAGCATGGTTTTTTGGACGTGAAAGGCAATCGCTTCGTTTTTGAAGATGGAACCGCCATTCGCTTTTGGGGAACTTCCCTGGCTGGCTCCGCCTGCTTTCCCCCGCAAGAGATCGCGCCCGCCATCGCCGAACGGCTGGCTAAATTCGGATTTAACCTCGTCCGCTTCAAAGACCTGGACGCGCCGTGGGCGGAACCGAATCTCTTGTATAATACGTCCGATCCCGATCTATTTTTCAATCCCGCCGCCATCGACCGGTTGGACTTTTTCCTTTCCCAATTGGAAAACCGGGGGATTTACGCTTATCTGGACGGTCTCGATTCTCGCCAATTGCAGGAAGAAGACAGCCTTCCAGCCTGGCAATCCATCCCCCCCGGCATGAAGCCGTATATTCATTTCGTTCCCGCGCTGCAATGGATGTTTCAAGATTACCTCTCTCATCTCTGGGGACATCGCAACCGCTATACGCAATTGGAATACCGCGATTCTCCCTCTATTGCTTTGGCGCAAATTTTTTTGGACGGCGGCGCCGATATTCAATCGCCGATGGCGCATCCTCATAGCCAAATTCTTTTCGAGGAATGGGAGAATTGGAATAAAACGGTCCATCCCGGCCATCCGATTCCTTTGGACCAAAATACGCCGATGGAGGACATCCGGCGTTTTCAAGCGGCGGTTTCGGCGAAGACGAGTACGGATATCCTGAATCATCTCCACTCCATCAGCGTCAAGATTCCACTCGCCGCTGCCGGAATCGTGCGGGAAGCGTGGGAGTTGGCGGCGATGCCGCCGTTCGATTTCCTGGCGCGGGAAAGCGTCTGGAACGAACCCTACGGCGGCTTTCGCGGTTATCTCGACCGCAGCATGAGCGCGCCGGAAGCGGCAAAAGATACCCTCTTCAGCCGCCTCGCTTTTTCGCGCGATTTGCAAAAACCATTCCTCGTTTCCGAATGGGGCGATCCCTGGCCTAATCGCTGGCGTGCTGAAACGCCTTTATGGCTGGCCGCCATCGCCTGCCTTCAGGCATGGAACGGCTGCATTTCCTCGTCTTATTGCACGAATCACGATCCAAACATGAATTACCTCTTCGCGCCGTGGGAATTGTTTAACGATCCTTGCCTCATCGGCCTCTTCCCAGCGGCAGCCTTGTTGTTTTTAAGAGAAGACGTCGAACCGGCGCGCAAACAAGTTCAAATGGCATTGCCGGAAGCAACGATATTCAATAATGATCCTATTACGCCGGAAAATGCGCAAACGACTCGGTTAGTGGAAACGATGCAAGTGGGAACGAGATGGTTCGCCAAACCCGCTGGAAAGAATATCCTCGCCCCTACCCAACCGGAATACCTTGACGAATTTATTCCATCTTCCTCAAAAAAACAGAATCTGCGCCGCGACTCGCAACGGGGGCTTGTCATCATCGATTCGCAGCGCACCCAAGCGCTGATTGGAAAGTTGAGCGCGGCGTCGGAAAACGATTTAAAGGACGTGGAAATCGAAAGCGGCGAAGAGTTTGGCGTGGTTTGCGTCAGCAGTTTGGACGGAAAACCGATTTCGCGCTCCCAAGATTTGTGGATTACCCTTGTATCTGAAGCGCAAAACAGCGGTTTTTCCTCCCTACGGGATCGAGAAGGTTTTACGATTCAGGATCCAGGCTATGCGCCGATTCTCGTCAAGGATGCTTCCCTGCGGCTCTTCATCCGCATCTCAGGCGGCGATTGGAAATTGAGCGCCATCGACGGCGGCGGCGAAATCGCAGCTTCCCTTCCCTTCCAAATCCAGAACGATCGTTTGTCTTTCCGCGCGGGAACGCATGGCGTATTGTATTACCGGTTAAACCGTTCTCGTCTTTAGAAAGACAATAGACTAAAGTAAGATTGATTTTTCAATCTTCCTTGGAAAGCGAACATGACGTCATGGCCGAAGCAAAACGTTGTCTCATCACGGGAGGAGCGGGTTTTATCGGTTCGCATATTGCCGATGTGTTGATCGCAGACGGCTGCCAGGTCTGCGTCCTCGATAATCTGAGCACGGGGAAGAAGGAAAACCTTCCTTCCCATATCCCTATTTACGAAATGGATCTGCTTGACGATCTGACGCCTCTTTTTCAAAAAGAGAAGCCGCAGATTGTTTTCCATCATGCGGCGCAAATCAGCGTCTCCTGCTCCGTTCGCGAGCCGGAAATCGACGGTAAAACCAATATTCTCGGCAGCATCCACCTGCTGGAAGCCTGCCGCCAGTTCGGCGTCGAGCGCGTGATTTACGCTTCATCCGGCGCCGTATACGGCGAGCCGGAATTGCTGCCGGTTCGGGAAGAGGACGCGACGTTCGGGCTATCGCCTTACGGAATCAGCAAGTTGATTCCCGAACGCTATCTTTATTACTACCGCCATCAGTTCGGAATCGAATTCGCCGCGCTGCGCTACGCCAACGTTTACGGCCCCCGGCAAGACCCTCACGGCGAGGCGGGCGCCGTCAGCATCTTTTCGGAAAAGCTGCTGGCGGGGCAACAAACTATCATTTTTGGCGATGGCGAGCAGACGCGGGATTTCGTTTTTGTGAAGGATGTGGCGCGGGCCAATCTCTTGGCTATGAAAGCGAATATCGACCGATCCGTCTTCCCCGCCTTCAACGTCAGCATGCAAAAGCAAACGACGGTCAACGTTCTTTTCGATACGATTCAAAAATATACGGGAACCAAGCAACCGAAGAATCACGGCCCCAAGCGGGAAGGCGATGTGCTGCACGCTTGTCTTAGCAATGAGAAAATCAATAAATACATAGGTTGGGAACCGGAAGTGGAACTTGACGAGGGCATTCGGGAAACGGTGCAATTCTTCCAGGCGAAGCGAGGATGCGCGAAGTGAAAGATACGATTCGAACAATAAACAGCGAGACCATCTATCGGGAACGATACGGCAAGAATCCCAGCGCCGCCAGCCAATCGCCGGGACGGGTGGAAATCCTTGGCAATCATACGGATTACAACGGCGGCTATGTCCTGACGACGGCCATCGATAAATCGGTAACCATGCACGGAGAAGCCTTGGAAGAAGAAGCCGTCATCCTTTATTCCCAGGTTATGAACCAGGAAGCGATATTTCCCCTCCTGGACATCAAGAAAAGCGTAGCGCATCCTTGGGCCAATTACGTTCTGGGCGTGATCGACGAATTGCGCAAGATCGGCGTTCGCGCCGGCGGCTTTCGCGCCGTCATCGGCGGCGATCTTCCTATTGGCGGCGGACTGAGCAGCTCCGCCGCGCTGGAGACGGCGACGGCGATGCTGATACAGGCGCTTTATCCCTACAGCATCGAAAAAATGAGGCTGGCGATACTCTGCCGCCGGGCGGAAAATCTCTTCGTGGGTATGCCCTGCGGCATTCTCGATCCTTTCTCCGTGATCTTTGGCGAGAAAGACGCCATGCTCTTCCTCGACTGCGATAACCTCAGCCACAAGGTTCTCTCCATCAAGCCTCCCGTTCCCGCGATCGTATTATGCGATTCCGGCGTCAAGCATGCCTTGGTCGATGGCGAATACAAATCGCGGCGTCATCAATGCGAGGCGGCGGCTCAGATTATGGGCGACCGGCTATCCCGTCCCGTGCGTTTTCTGCGCGATGTAACCATTATGGAATTTCTGGAATTGGAAGATATGCTGGACGACGTACTGCGCCGCCGCACGCGGCACGTCATGTACGAAAATCAACGCGTATTGCACGGCGTGGCGGCGCTGCAGATCAATGACGTGAAGCACTTAGGCGAATTGATGCGGATTTCTCATGAAAGCTCGCGGGACAATTTCGAAAACACCTGCCCAGAGTTGGACGTTCTGGTGGAAGAAGCGGCGCAGATTCCCGGTTGCTTCGGCTCAAAAGTAACCGGCGGCGGCTTCGGCGGAGCGACGGTCAACCTCGTCGCTCCCGATCATGTGGAATCATTCTGCGAAGCCATCAAAGAGCGCTTTGCGGATCGCATGGGAAAGGTTTGCAAAACCACAGTCTGCGCCATCGGCGACGGGGCGAGGATTTTGTATAAATGATGAATGATGAATGATGAAAAATTGATGACAGGATCAAGGGCAATAACAACCTTGCCATTGCCGCAGCCGGACAAGAAACTGGATGAAATATGGGCTGAAGAAGCGGAAAGGAGACTCAAAGCCTATCGCGAAGGAAGGCTGGAAGGCATCCCAATGGAGGAAATATTAATAAGGAAAAAGTAGGATGGGTCGCGTTTTTTGACCCATCAAGAAATATGGAATGGAGTATTTGATGGGTCAAACAGCATGACCCATCCTACGATTTCTAATAAAAAAACTTCGCCCCCTTAGCTGATTCTATCTAGAAAAGCCAAGGGGGCGATTCTCATTCTACATTCTATTTATCGTTATTCTTTATCTTCTTTTTGAAACAATTCCGGAACCATCCATAAGGGAGAACTGACGAACCATAACAGCGTCGCCCAATTGAATATGGTTTTATACCGCTCGAAATTGGCTGCATAGTCCTCCGGTTTGCTGCAGAAGACCCACAAGGAATCGATGATGCAGATCAGTAATGCCAGAATGGCAAATATCGCCGCGATGAGTCTTGGACCTTTCATATCAAGCCACCGTCCTTTCCGTTTGCTTTGCGCCCCACAACGAGGCGAGGACAATATAGGCGATCAACGAGATGAAATACCCCGGCAGCCAGCGGAAAAAGAGATGGACGCCAATATAATCCATTGGAGTCTTCAAAACGCCGTTCGTCATTTGCGAAGCGGGGAAGCAAATTGCCAAAACGCCCAGCCAAGTTATCAGAGCGGGCCAGCTAAAAGCCAATTTTTTCTTCTCCACCCAATATTGTTGCAGCCCCAGCAGTGGGAAAAGCCAATGCTCGGCGAAAACCACGGCGCCGATGGGCATGAGAATCAAGCCGTAGATCGCCACGAAATCCAACAGTTTCATGACGAACAGGGGAAAGCAGGCCAGCGTCGTCGCTACGATGAACGCGACGATCGTCATTTTCCAACGCGGCCAGTTGGGCGTTACGATTTGCAGCGCCAATCCGGCGCGATAGATAGTGGGATTGGCCGTCGTCCAACCCGCCAAAACTACCGCCAAACCTCCTGCAAGGCCGCAAGCGGCGAAGGCCATGTCGCCCGGCGCGATTTTGGCGAATTCGGAGGGGAGGAAGCCTTTTTGCGAAGCGTAGCCAGCCATCATGATTCCCGAACAAATCCAAGCGAGAAAATGGCCGAGATACATGCCGAGCGAAGAGTATAAGCCGTATGACCAATGTTTGGCGAATCGGAAGAGCGCCATGTCGGAAAGGCAAACGTGCATCGCCAGGTTGCAAAACCAGGCGAAGAATATGATATGCCATAGACCGTACTTCTCCAACTGAACGCCATTGCTATCGGTGGCGGGGACGCCAGTCCAAATTTTCGTCTTCGCCACTTCCCAAAAACCGCTTAAGGATTGAACATCCCCTACTTGGGGTAAAATGGCGATGGCGCCCGCGATGAAGACGAGAAACATCCAGGGAACGCATACAGCGGAAAACTGGCTTACCCGCTTGAATCCCAAAACGGCGACGGTCGCCACAACCGCCCCTACCAGCCAAACGGTCAATACCCAGCCAATGCTGTTGGGATATTTATCCGACAGCGAGGGCATATCGATGTTGAAAGCAATGCCTACCGCCGTAGCGGCGACGGCGATCATCGATCCGGCGAGAATGCAATAAAGAAAAGCGTTGGCGATGTTGTAGATCACCGTTACGCCCGGTCCAACGATGCGGCGCAAATACCAATATAACGTCAACCGCACGCGCACGGCGATGGGAGCGCAGACGAACGTCCAGGAAAGCACGGCGAGCAGATTGCCCAATAGCAATCCTATAAGCA carries:
- a CDS encoding NAD-dependent epimerase/dehydratase family protein, yielding MAEAKRCLITGGAGFIGSHIADVLIADGCQVCVLDNLSTGKKENLPSHIPIYEMDLLDDLTPLFQKEKPQIVFHHAAQISVSCSVREPEIDGKTNILGSIHLLEACRQFGVERVIYASSGAVYGEPELLPVREEDATFGLSPYGISKLIPERYLYYYRHQFGIEFAALRYANVYGPRQDPHGEAGAVSIFSEKLLAGQQTIIFGDGEQTRDFVFVKDVARANLLAMKANIDRSVFPAFNVSMQKQTTVNVLFDTIQKYTGTKQPKNHGPKREGDVLHACLSNEKINKYIGWEPEVELDEGIRETVQFFQAKRGCAK
- the galK gene encoding galactokinase yields the protein MREVKDTIRTINSETIYRERYGKNPSAASQSPGRVEILGNHTDYNGGYVLTTAIDKSVTMHGEALEEEAVILYSQVMNQEAIFPLLDIKKSVAHPWANYVLGVIDELRKIGVRAGGFRAVIGGDLPIGGGLSSSAALETATAMLIQALYPYSIEKMRLAILCRRAENLFVGMPCGILDPFSVIFGEKDAMLFLDCDNLSHKVLSIKPPVPAIVLCDSGVKHALVDGEYKSRRHQCEAAAQIMGDRLSRPVRFLRDVTIMEFLELEDMLDDVLRRRTRHVMYENQRVLHGVAALQINDVKHLGELMRISHESSRDNFENTCPELDVLVEEAAQIPGCFGSKVTGGGFGGATVNLVAPDHVESFCEAIKERFADRMGKVCKTTVCAIGDGARILYK
- a CDS encoding addiction module protein, with product MNDEKLMTGSRAITTLPLPQPDKKLDEIWAEEAERRLKAYREGRLEGIPMEEILIRKK